The Arachis ipaensis cultivar K30076 chromosome B07, Araip1.1, whole genome shotgun sequence genome includes a window with the following:
- the LOC107609006 gene encoding glycine-rich RNA-binding protein isoform X2 codes for MASAEIEYRCFVGGLAWATDNEALEKAFSSYGEIVESKVINDRETGRSRGFGFVTFATEQAMRDAIEGMNGQNLDGRNITVNEAQSRGRGGGGGGGYGSGGGGGYGGGGGYNRGGGGGGYGGNGGNGGGGYGGGGYGGGRDRGYGNGGSRYSKGGGASDGNWRN; via the exons ATGGCTTCCGCAGAAATTGAGTACCGTTGCTTCGTTGGTGGGCTTGCCTGGGCCACCGACAACGAAGCCCTCGAGAAAGCCTTCTCTTCCTATGGCGAGATCGTCGAATCGAAG GTTATCAATGATCGTGAGACTGGAAGGTCGAGGGGTTTCGGATTTGTAACCTTCGCCACAGAGCAGGCCATGAGGGATGCCATCGAGGGGATGAATGGCCAGAACCTTGATGGACGTAACATCACTGTGAACGAGGCGCAGTCCCGTGGTCGGGGTGGTGGCGGCGGTGGTGGTTACGGTAGTGGTGGCGGCGGTGGTTATGGTGGTGGTG GTGGTTACAACCGCGGCGGAGGTGGTGGAGGCTACGGTGGTAACGGTGGTAATGGTGGAGGTGGCTATGGAGGAGGTGGTTACGGTGGTGGGCGGGACCGTGGGTACGGAAACGGTGGATCCCGTTACTCAAAGGGTGGTGGTGCTTCTGATGGAAATTGGAGGAATTAG
- the LOC107609006 gene encoding glycine-rich RNA-binding, abscisic acid-inducible protein isoform X1 has product MASAEIEYRCFVGGLAWATDNEALEKAFSSYGEIVESKVINDRETGRSRGFGFVTFATEQAMRDAIEGMNGQNLDGRNITVNEAQSRGRGGGGGGGYGSGGGGGYGGGGYNRGGGGGGGGYGGRREGGGGYNRGGGGGGYGGNGGNGGGGYGGGGYGGGRDRGYGNGGSRYSKGGGASDGNWRN; this is encoded by the exons ATGGCTTCCGCAGAAATTGAGTACCGTTGCTTCGTTGGTGGGCTTGCCTGGGCCACCGACAACGAAGCCCTCGAGAAAGCCTTCTCTTCCTATGGCGAGATCGTCGAATCGAAG GTTATCAATGATCGTGAGACTGGAAGGTCGAGGGGTTTCGGATTTGTAACCTTCGCCACAGAGCAGGCCATGAGGGATGCCATCGAGGGGATGAATGGCCAGAACCTTGATGGACGTAACATCACTGTGAACGAGGCGCAGTCCCGTGGTCGGGGTGGTGGCGGCGGTGGTGGTTACGGTAGTGGTGGCGGCGGTGGTTATGGTGGTGGTGGTTACAAccgtggaggaggaggaggaggtggtggatATGGAGGCCGCCGTGAAGGCGGAGGTGGTTACAACCGCGGCGGAGGTGGTGGAGGCTACGGTGGTAACGGTGGTAATGGTGGAGGTGGCTATGGAGGAGGTGGTTACGGTGGTGGGCGGGACCGTGGGTACGGAAACGGTGGATCCCGTTACTCAAAGGGTGGTGGTGCTTCTGATGGAAATTGGAGGAATTAG